The window TTTGTGGCACAGCTTTTGCTTCATACCTCAGAGAGCGTCAATTTTCTGATGAGGTGTGAAAATGGAAATTATCCTGTTGTTGTTTGTTGTGGTTCTTATTGCGGTCGCTGTTATTGCCAGTCGCATGTCCGAGAACTACGTCCCCTACCCTTACAAACTAAAAGATGTGTCCTTGTGTACGGCTCAGGAAGATCAGTTTTTAACACTGCTTGAGAAGTCGGTGGGCAATGAGTTCCGCATTTTCACTAAAGTCCGTCTGAGCGATATCGTAACAGTGCGTTCAGGGCTTTCGTCTTCTGCGCGAAAAGACGCCCAGCAAAAAGCCAGTCAGCGTATTCTGGACTACGTGTTGTGCGATATCGATACCATGCAAGTTAAAGTTGCTATTGAGCTTGAGCCTAACCAGTCATCGCTGCAACAACAGAAGCGTAACCTATTTTTGAAAAACACACTCGCCGCAGCAGGGCTTCCTTTCCTGCGCTTTAAGGCAAAACCGGGTTACCGTGTGGCCGAGTTGCATGACTATATTCACGGGAAAATTCGTCAGGCTGAGCACGTTCGCGCTGCCGTACCTAATAACAAGGACAAGAA is drawn from Idiomarina piscisalsi and contains these coding sequences:
- a CDS encoding DUF2726 domain-containing protein; the encoded protein is MEIILLLFVVVLIAVAVIASRMSENYVPYPYKLKDVSLCTAQEDQFLTLLEKSVGNEFRIFTKVRLSDIVTVRSGLSSSARKDAQQKASQRILDYVLCDIDTMQVKVAIELEPNQSSLQQQKRNLFLKNTLAAAGLPFLRFKAKPGYRVAELHDYIHGKIRQAEHVRAAVPNNKDKNSQPIAA